One genomic segment of Chitinophaga parva includes these proteins:
- a CDS encoding DUF4838 domain-containing protein, whose product MMKPAFLLCLLLLTTSCKSAGDELVLTDHGKSNYQLLLPAQPTRAAQKAANILQDYVQRISGVKLPIATEGPAVTGAGIYIGATEAGTPEKIPPEGFVIRTDAKNVYIRGGSGQGIVYGVYHLLDTYFGCKKFDNGTAYTPREQRLHLRANMRDAQHPAFIYRQSYYPASQDPEYLSWHGLQQLDDLWGLWGHSFFKMLPPEVYFKAHPEYYSQVNGKRQPMQLCLSNQAVYDAVVAYLDKAIQHNPDALYWSIAPEDNNNYCTCDICKKADAAEGSPAGSLIRFVNKLAARFPQQRFTTLAYGYTAQAPHTPPADNVYIFVSSIDAYRGVPLAQEPSAAAFRKHLQDWKALGSHLFVWDYTTQFTNYLAPFPDYENLQPNLQYFASQGVQGVFSQGSGDTYGDMAAWNSYLQAALLWDPQADVATLKREFFKGYYGKAGALVKDYADALSNAVKAGQVKLDIYGSPVNNVNDYLSPANMARYTALLDKAEQAAGNEAPYAEHVWKTRLALDYTMLQQSLFYGIQEGGYRVADNNDHPVKPEWQGRISSFYDRCLRFGVKEMAEGGLTPEQYNNEWKERINTVWMPNKALNAPVKVATPFSQDYMTRGAASLTDGALGTTDYSFNWLYFQRQHLDATIEQSLTFSSVQTQYLEDVRHFIVRPVDAALQVSDDGVHFTTIATQKLSPMLEDTDDGKAQIKVLQFKLPQPVSTHYLRLQASCPDVLPEWRGSSHAPAICFDEIIVD is encoded by the coding sequence ATGATGAAACCTGCCTTCCTGCTCTGCTTATTGTTACTCACCACTTCCTGCAAAAGTGCCGGTGATGAACTGGTACTCACAGACCATGGGAAAAGTAATTACCAGTTGCTGCTGCCTGCGCAACCTACCAGGGCAGCGCAAAAGGCCGCCAACATACTGCAGGATTATGTGCAACGCATCAGCGGTGTAAAGCTGCCCATTGCCACGGAAGGCCCGGCGGTAACCGGTGCCGGCATTTACATAGGCGCTACAGAGGCCGGTACCCCGGAAAAGATCCCCCCGGAAGGCTTCGTGATCCGTACGGATGCAAAGAACGTGTACATCCGCGGCGGCAGTGGCCAGGGCATCGTGTACGGCGTATATCATTTGCTGGATACTTATTTTGGCTGTAAGAAGTTTGATAACGGTACCGCCTATACGCCAAGGGAGCAACGCCTCCACCTCCGCGCTAATATGCGGGATGCGCAGCACCCGGCATTTATATACCGCCAGAGTTATTACCCCGCATCGCAGGACCCGGAATACCTCTCCTGGCATGGCTTGCAGCAGCTGGATGATCTCTGGGGCCTGTGGGGACATTCCTTCTTTAAGATGCTGCCCCCGGAGGTGTATTTCAAAGCGCACCCCGAATATTATTCACAGGTGAATGGCAAGCGCCAGCCCATGCAGCTATGCTTAAGCAACCAGGCGGTGTACGATGCGGTGGTAGCCTACCTGGACAAAGCGATTCAACACAACCCGGACGCGCTCTACTGGTCCATTGCCCCGGAAGACAATAACAACTATTGCACCTGTGATATTTGTAAAAAAGCAGATGCAGCAGAAGGCAGCCCTGCCGGGAGCCTCATCCGCTTTGTGAATAAGCTGGCGGCCCGCTTTCCCCAGCAGCGCTTTACCACGCTGGCCTATGGCTACACGGCGCAGGCGCCACACACACCGCCGGCGGATAACGTGTATATTTTTGTAAGCAGCATAGACGCCTACCGTGGCGTGCCCCTTGCCCAGGAGCCCAGCGCAGCGGCCTTCCGCAAGCATTTGCAGGACTGGAAAGCGCTGGGCAGTCACCTGTTTGTGTGGGACTATACCACCCAGTTCACCAACTACCTGGCCCCTTTCCCCGATTACGAAAACCTGCAGCCTAACCTGCAGTACTTTGCCAGCCAGGGTGTGCAGGGCGTATTCTCACAAGGCAGTGGCGATACCTATGGCGATATGGCTGCGTGGAACAGTTACCTGCAGGCCGCCCTGCTCTGGGACCCGCAGGCAGATGTAGCAACATTGAAAAGAGAATTTTTTAAAGGCTATTACGGCAAAGCAGGTGCCCTGGTAAAAGATTATGCAGATGCACTCAGCAACGCCGTGAAGGCAGGCCAGGTAAAGCTGGATATTTATGGCAGCCCGGTAAATAATGTGAATGACTACCTCTCCCCTGCAAACATGGCCCGGTATACCGCCCTGTTGGACAAAGCCGAACAGGCAGCGGGCAATGAAGCCCCTTATGCGGAGCATGTCTGGAAAACCAGGCTGGCATTGGATTACACCATGCTGCAGCAATCGTTGTTCTATGGCATACAGGAAGGAGGCTACCGGGTTGCAGACAATAATGACCATCCCGTAAAGCCGGAGTGGCAGGGCAGGATCAGCAGCTTCTACGACCGCTGCCTCCGTTTTGGTGTAAAGGAAATGGCAGAAGGCGGCCTTACACCGGAGCAATATAATAATGAATGGAAAGAGCGCATCAACACCGTGTGGATGCCTAATAAAGCACTGAATGCCCCGGTAAAAGTGGCCACGCCTTTTTCCCAGGACTACATGACCCGCGGGGCTGCCAGCCTTACAGACGGGGCCCTGGGCACTACGGACTACAGCTTTAACTGGTTGTATTTCCAGCGCCAGCATTTAGATGCCACCATTGAGCAATCCCTTACCTTCAGCAGCGTGCAAACCCAGTACCTGGAAGATGTGCGCCACTTCATTGTAAGGCCCGTAGATGCTGCGTTGCAGGTATCTGACGATGGTGTGCATTTCACTACTATTGCCACACAAAAGCTTTCGCCCATGCTGGAAGATACTGACGATGGAAAAGCGCAGATAAAAGTGTTGCAGTTTAAACTGCCCCAACCTGTAAGCACCCACTACCTCCGCCTGCAGGCCAGTTGCCCGGATGTATTGCCGGAGTGGCGCGGTTCTTCCCACGCACCCGCTATTTGTTTTGATGAAATTATTGTGGATTGA
- a CDS encoding TonB-dependent receptor, whose product MDCTLQQSASSRRLVKLLFAAALLTGGLPPALKAAVDNHRASTAIVGTRQVKDIDLVCKSKELSWVISNLQQQSGFAFVYSDDDIDTHQKLSLNLQHEEFRSSLKTIFAPLGIRFEMLNDKVILRKGETTTPAARPASATLVDGEVHGRITDEKGQPIPGVSIQVKNTSKGTVTDINGYYKLSFTGDNVVLDVSFLGYDKQELTTAGGMLNIQLKASNTTLNDVVVVGYGTQRRATVTGAIDQVKAQQIEGRPVANTVQALQGAAPNLIIQQPNAQPGAAMNINIRGLSTLGDNTPLVVIDGIPGGDLNLLNPTDIDNVSVLKDAGAAAIYGSRAANGVILVTTKRGSKTAKPTVTYNGILSITQPKILFHPVKGYENMMLRNEAIVNANPNQTPIYSPADIEAQKERGDEEWILDAILENAMQQNHNLSVSGGNDKTTYLVSAGYLDQANNFVGPNYGLKRYNYRMNLTTEIGRFKFTSLLSYTHADLKDQSYDAGFLMADAERTPTYYALKDSLGRYLTNDVLTEFNPLGILEKGGSVKNDNDNLFGSFTGELAVTKDLKLRGVLGGTLNANHRFGRVQEVDFFPKGTYGQDRTTDDYNEKNLFINTQLLAEYTKTLGKHNIYFLGGFTNESFTKRGNEVKLKYTDPDLGVPTTGTIVDPGSTNTNQNTTETSLNSFIGRGSWSYEDRYFAEVDFRADESSKFAQGHRWGYFPSISGGWRISNEKFFAPFTNTVNELKLRASYGVLGNQNISPYQYLTTYTVYNNSYGFNNVPVSGTGFTLSNPDVTWEKATTLDGGVDLGLFENKVTASFDYFTKLTSNILLVPPTPGAYGGAVPFFNLGKVRNQGWEFSIHYRTGHTVRQEFGFNIADSHNEVTYLDGQQYISSGDEMQVILKEGLPYNSYIGLKRDGYFQNLDDIQKAAKPAGLDVGPGDIKFKDKNHDGVIDDNDRYVLGNPFPRYTFGFNYNVSYKGFDLGLLIQGVGKRAMFIRGELVEPFHYNYSQVIYEHQLDYWRPDNPNARYPRLAANGSASNTNNFRRGSDLYIFNGAYGRLKNVQLGYTLPARTVQHIGMKKLRFYLTGQNLLTIAGVKFIDPESTEFKNGTGAGNQQNNLSVTAGGNSGRAYPTPVYYGFGIDATF is encoded by the coding sequence ATGGATTGCACGTTGCAGCAGTCTGCCTCCTCGCGCAGACTAGTGAAACTGCTGTTTGCTGCCGCTTTACTCACCGGCGGGCTTCCGCCAGCGCTGAAAGCCGCCGTGGACAATCATCGCGCCAGCACCGCCATCGTTGGTACACGCCAGGTAAAAGACATTGACCTGGTTTGTAAAAGCAAGGAACTATCCTGGGTGATTTCCAACTTACAGCAACAAAGCGGCTTCGCTTTCGTTTACTCAGACGACGATATTGACACGCATCAGAAGTTATCGTTGAACCTCCAGCATGAAGAGTTCAGATCATCGCTCAAAACGATTTTCGCACCACTGGGCATCCGCTTTGAAATGCTCAATGACAAGGTGATCCTGCGCAAAGGGGAAACTACCACTCCCGCTGCCAGGCCTGCCAGCGCTACCCTCGTGGATGGTGAAGTACATGGGCGTATTACCGATGAAAAAGGACAGCCCATTCCCGGTGTATCCATACAGGTCAAGAACACGTCCAAAGGCACCGTAACAGATATTAACGGTTATTACAAGCTCTCCTTCACGGGCGACAATGTAGTACTGGATGTATCTTTCCTGGGCTACGACAAGCAGGAGCTTACCACTGCCGGTGGCATGCTGAACATCCAGCTGAAGGCTTCCAACACCACGCTGAATGACGTAGTGGTAGTGGGTTACGGCACACAACGCCGTGCCACGGTAACGGGCGCCATTGACCAGGTAAAAGCGCAGCAGATAGAAGGCCGCCCTGTGGCTAACACGGTACAGGCCCTGCAAGGTGCCGCGCCTAACCTCATCATCCAGCAGCCAAACGCACAGCCGGGTGCTGCCATGAACATCAACATCCGTGGCCTCAGCACCCTGGGCGACAATACGCCGCTGGTGGTGATTGACGGTATTCCCGGTGGAGACCTGAACCTGCTCAATCCTACAGATATTGATAATGTATCTGTGCTGAAAGACGCAGGCGCCGCAGCCATCTACGGTTCCCGCGCGGCAAACGGCGTGATCCTGGTGACCACTAAACGGGGCAGCAAGACCGCCAAGCCCACGGTAACTTACAACGGAATCCTGAGCATCACCCAGCCCAAGATCCTCTTCCACCCGGTGAAAGGATATGAAAACATGATGCTGCGCAATGAAGCCATCGTGAACGCAAACCCGAACCAGACGCCGATCTACAGCCCTGCTGATATTGAAGCGCAGAAAGAGCGGGGCGACGAAGAATGGATCCTGGATGCCATCCTGGAAAATGCCATGCAGCAAAACCATAACCTGAGCGTATCCGGTGGTAACGACAAAACCACTTACCTGGTATCTGCCGGCTACCTGGACCAGGCCAATAACTTCGTGGGCCCCAACTATGGTCTCAAGCGCTACAACTACCGCATGAACCTGACCACAGAAATAGGCCGCTTCAAATTTACCAGCCTGTTGTCTTACACACATGCAGACCTGAAAGACCAATCATACGATGCAGGCTTTCTCATGGCGGATGCAGAGCGTACGCCTACTTACTATGCGCTGAAAGATTCCCTGGGCCGCTATCTCACGAACGATGTGCTCACCGAATTCAACCCGCTGGGCATCCTGGAAAAAGGCGGGTCTGTAAAGAACGATAACGACAACCTGTTTGGCAGCTTCACCGGCGAGCTGGCGGTGACCAAAGACCTGAAACTGCGCGGCGTACTGGGTGGTACGCTCAATGCCAACCACCGTTTTGGCCGCGTGCAGGAAGTGGACTTTTTCCCGAAGGGCACTTATGGGCAAGACCGCACCACCGATGATTATAACGAGAAGAACCTGTTCATCAACACCCAACTGCTGGCAGAATATACCAAGACCCTGGGCAAGCATAACATCTACTTCCTGGGCGGCTTTACCAACGAGTCATTCACCAAGCGTGGCAACGAGGTAAAACTGAAATACACCGACCCTGACCTGGGTGTACCCACCACTGGTACTATTGTAGATCCGGGATCTACCAATACCAACCAGAACACCACGGAGACCAGCCTCAATTCCTTTATTGGCCGCGGTTCCTGGTCGTATGAAGACCGTTACTTTGCAGAAGTGGACTTCCGTGCGGATGAATCTTCCAAGTTTGCACAGGGCCACCGCTGGGGCTATTTCCCCTCCATTTCAGGTGGCTGGCGCATCAGCAATGAAAAGTTCTTTGCACCATTTACCAACACAGTGAATGAGCTGAAACTGCGCGCCTCTTATGGTGTGCTGGGTAACCAGAACATTTCACCTTACCAGTACCTCACTACGTACACGGTGTATAACAACTCCTACGGTTTCAATAACGTGCCCGTATCCGGTACCGGTTTCACCCTCTCTAACCCGGACGTAACCTGGGAAAAGGCCACCACACTGGATGGCGGCGTGGACCTGGGATTGTTTGAGAACAAGGTGACTGCCTCTTTCGACTACTTCACAAAACTGACCAGCAACATCCTGCTGGTACCGCCTACCCCCGGCGCTTATGGTGGTGCCGTGCCTTTCTTCAACCTGGGCAAGGTGCGCAACCAGGGCTGGGAATTCAGCATCCACTACCGCACCGGCCACACCGTGCGCCAGGAATTTGGCTTCAACATTGCCGATTCGCATAATGAAGTGACCTATCTCGATGGTCAACAATACATCAGCAGCGGGGATGAAATGCAGGTGATCCTCAAGGAAGGCCTGCCCTACAACTCTTACATTGGCCTGAAACGGGACGGTTACTTCCAGAACCTGGATGATATCCAGAAAGCGGCCAAGCCCGCAGGCCTGGACGTGGGCCCCGGCGATATCAAGTTCAAGGACAAGAACCACGATGGCGTGATCGATGACAACGACCGTTATGTGCTGGGCAATCCCTTCCCCCGCTACACGTTTGGGTTTAACTACAATGTGTCTTACAAAGGTTTTGATCTTGGTTTGCTGATCCAGGGCGTGGGCAAACGTGCCATGTTCATCCGCGGCGAGCTGGTAGAACCTTTCCATTACAACTACTCACAGGTTATTTATGAACACCAGCTGGACTACTGGCGCCCGGACAATCCAAACGCCCGTTATCCGCGCCTGGCGGCCAATGGCAGTGCGTCTAACACGAACAATTTCCGCCGCGGCTCCGACCTCTATATTTTCAATGGCGCTTATGGCCGTCTCAAAAATGTGCAGCTGGGCTATACCCTGCCGGCACGCACGGTACAGCACATTGGCATGAAGAAACTGCGCTTTTACCTCACCGGCCAGAACCTGCTCACCATTGCAGGGGTGAAGTTCATCGACCCGGAATCTACCGAGTTTAAAAACGGCACCGGCGCCGGCAACCAGCAGAATAACCTGTCTGTGACCGCAGGCGGCAACAGCGGCCGTGCTTATCCCACGCCGGTTTACTATGGTTTTGGTATAGACGCCACTTTCTAA
- a CDS encoding FecR family protein, with product MDKEQFLSLVMKVMSGNHTPDEESLLQSTLRTHPEYGPLYQQMQRYWATKSPQPSIQVEKRLQQTWDKIHAAGEEPARRRVPLRKWSAIAACLAVTIGSCWWMVTHLKSKPVTTLIEKHNPKGVRSSIVLSDGTMVWLNAGSTLKYASAFPAKERVVYLDGEAFFNVAQQANRPFRVQTAHGTVHVLGTAFNINSFAETGTLQTAVESGKVAFIPLYSTAQQPDTFFLTHQQKAVFNIATNAVKVGIANTQEDKAWINGTLIFHSNKLAEIATTLERTYGKPIQFHSEKVKQYRYTGVFNNTEEDILNILSKTKHFNYTVSDSLITIGE from the coding sequence ATGGACAAGGAACAATTCTTATCACTGGTCATGAAAGTCATGTCTGGCAACCATACGCCGGACGAGGAGTCCCTGTTGCAATCCACCTTGCGCACACATCCCGAATATGGCCCGCTCTACCAGCAAATGCAGCGCTACTGGGCCACAAAAAGCCCACAGCCATCCATACAAGTGGAAAAACGCTTACAGCAAACCTGGGATAAAATACATGCAGCCGGTGAAGAACCGGCCCGTCGCCGTGTGCCCCTGCGCAAGTGGAGCGCCATAGCCGCCTGCCTGGCCGTCACCATTGGCAGTTGCTGGTGGATGGTGACCCACTTAAAAAGTAAGCCGGTAACCACGCTGATAGAAAAGCACAACCCGAAAGGCGTGCGCTCCAGCATTGTGCTCAGTGATGGTACCATGGTGTGGCTCAATGCCGGCAGTACGCTAAAATATGCAAGCGCCTTCCCGGCCAAAGAACGCGTGGTATACCTGGATGGGGAAGCCTTTTTCAATGTAGCCCAGCAGGCCAACCGGCCTTTCCGGGTGCAAACCGCGCACGGCACGGTACACGTACTGGGCACGGCGTTTAACATCAACAGCTTCGCGGAAACCGGCACCCTGCAAACCGCCGTGGAAAGCGGCAAAGTGGCCTTCATCCCCCTGTACAGCACTGCACAGCAGCCAGACACCTTCTTCCTTACCCACCAGCAAAAAGCGGTGTTCAACATAGCAACCAATGCAGTAAAAGTTGGCATTGCCAACACACAGGAAGACAAAGCCTGGATAAACGGCACACTCATCTTCCACAGTAACAAACTCGCGGAAATAGCCACCACATTGGAACGCACGTATGGCAAACCCATACAGTTCCACAGCGAAAAAGTAAAGCAATACCGGTACACCGGGGTTTTCAACAACACAGAAGAAGACATCCTGAACATATTAAGCAAAACCAAACACTTTAATTATACGGTCTCCGACTCCCTGATCACGATCGGAGAATAG
- a CDS encoding helix-hairpin-helix domain-containing protein translates to MQVKRSIKLPLTDAEKKQLRAHKLKIQDLSSRSAEDIARLLQVSTTRAVALQALIAFQGIPSLGIKFAQDMVDMGFHSLQQLKDKTGPALLDQHEKLVGYWTDPCVEDQFWLAVHVARTGDLSKTWWDFTPERKAYRAKHGYPADRPGKDWMAAYAEQKKS, encoded by the coding sequence ATGCAGGTGAAGCGATCCATCAAACTCCCCCTTACGGACGCCGAAAAAAAACAGTTACGCGCCCACAAACTGAAGATACAGGACCTGTCCTCCCGTTCTGCGGAGGACATTGCCCGTTTATTACAGGTATCCACCACCCGGGCCGTTGCACTGCAGGCCCTTATTGCATTCCAGGGCATTCCTTCCCTGGGGATCAAATTCGCCCAGGACATGGTAGACATGGGCTTCCATTCCCTGCAGCAACTAAAAGACAAGACCGGGCCTGCCCTCCTGGACCAGCACGAAAAGCTGGTAGGCTACTGGACCGATCCCTGCGTGGAGGACCAGTTCTGGCTGGCCGTACACGTAGCCCGCACCGGTGACCTAAGCAAAACCTGGTGGGACTTTACCCCGGAAAGAAAGGCGTACCGCGCCAAACATGGTTATCCAGCGGACCGGCCGGGAAAGGATTGGATGGCGGCCTATGCAGAGCAGAAAAAATCTTAA
- a CDS encoding glycoside hydrolase family 43 protein, with protein MKKIMLIASLAALAAPAFAQKTTDKKTSGNPIFPGWYADPEAAMIKGQAWVFPTTSDKYGKQVFFDAYSSPDLVHWTRHPDILDTAAVKWAHRAMWAPAFVQKDGKYYFFFAANDIQNDNQEGGIGVAVADKPEGPYKDYLGKPLVDKFYNGAQPIDQTVFQDKDGKFYLIYGGWGHCNIAQLKPDFTGFIPFEDGTTFRSITPEGYVEGPFMIYRNGKYYFMWSEGGWTGPDYSVAYAIADSPLGPFKRIGKILQQDPKIATGAGHHSVLKGPGKDQWFIVYHRRPLTETDGNHRETCIDKMEFDENGLIKPVKITNEGVPLTKFSKK; from the coding sequence ATGAAAAAAATCATGCTGATCGCTTCGCTGGCAGCCCTCGCTGCCCCGGCGTTTGCGCAAAAAACAACGGACAAAAAAACATCGGGCAATCCCATTTTCCCAGGGTGGTATGCAGACCCGGAGGCAGCCATGATCAAAGGCCAGGCCTGGGTATTCCCCACCACGTCAGACAAATACGGGAAACAGGTTTTCTTTGATGCCTATTCCTCCCCGGACCTGGTACATTGGACCAGGCACCCGGATATCCTGGATACCGCGGCCGTGAAATGGGCCCACCGCGCCATGTGGGCGCCGGCCTTTGTGCAAAAGGATGGCAAATATTATTTCTTCTTTGCTGCCAATGATATCCAGAACGATAACCAGGAAGGCGGCATTGGCGTAGCCGTGGCAGACAAGCCGGAAGGCCCCTATAAAGATTACCTGGGCAAGCCCCTGGTGGATAAATTTTACAACGGCGCCCAACCCATTGACCAGACCGTGTTCCAGGATAAGGATGGCAAATTTTACTTGATCTATGGAGGCTGGGGCCATTGCAATATTGCGCAACTGAAGCCCGACTTCACCGGCTTTATCCCGTTTGAAGACGGTACCACCTTCCGCTCCATTACGCCGGAAGGCTACGTGGAAGGCCCTTTCATGATCTACCGCAACGGCAAGTATTATTTTATGTGGTCTGAAGGCGGCTGGACCGGCCCCGATTATTCCGTGGCATACGCCATAGCGGATTCCCCGCTGGGCCCCTTCAAGCGCATTGGCAAGATCCTGCAACAGGACCCTAAGATCGCCACCGGCGCCGGCCACCACTCTGTGCTCAAAGGCCCCGGCAAGGACCAATGGTTCATCGTGTACCACCGCCGCCCTCTCACGGAAACGGATGGTAACCACCGTGAAACCTGTATCGATAAAATGGAGTTTGATGAGAATGGCCTTATCAAGCCTGTGAAGATCACCAACGAAGGTGTACCTTTAACGAAGTTTTCTAAAAAGTAA
- a CDS encoding SRPBCC domain-containing protein, whose translation MKDYKAHFIIPAPPEEVYRALVTPATIRLWSGEEAVMSEEPGSEFSLWEEAIVGRNLEFEEPHKIVQEWYFGDQEPASIVTLLLHPSKKGTDIEVRHTNIPDEDYNDIMEGWKDVYMGALREFYEE comes from the coding sequence ATGAAAGACTACAAAGCACATTTCATTATACCGGCCCCGCCGGAAGAAGTATACCGCGCGCTGGTAACACCAGCCACCATCCGCCTGTGGAGTGGTGAAGAAGCGGTAATGAGTGAAGAACCAGGCAGTGAGTTCTCCCTGTGGGAAGAAGCCATCGTGGGCCGCAACCTGGAGTTTGAAGAGCCGCACAAGATCGTGCAGGAATGGTACTTTGGCGACCAGGAACCCGCGTCCATCGTAACCCTGCTGCTGCACCCATCTAAAAAAGGCACAGACATTGAAGTGCGCCACACCAACATTCCTGATGAAGATTACAACGACATCATGGAAGGCTGGAAAGACGTATACATGGGTGCCCTGCGGGAATTTTATGAAGAATAG
- a CDS encoding GNAT family N-acetyltransferase, whose protein sequence is MENVQYARTAEQIAACWLPIQALRPHLDAATFVQVIQEMMETGYQLIYIADAGKPVAIAGFREEHKLVSGKTIYIDDLSTLASHRGRGLGGRLLDFIHTLARQQGKDGVYLDSGHQRHDAHRLYLNKGYTITAHHFTNKNL, encoded by the coding sequence ATGGAAAATGTTCAATATGCCCGCACTGCGGAACAAATAGCGGCCTGCTGGCTTCCCATCCAGGCACTACGCCCCCACCTGGATGCAGCCACTTTTGTGCAGGTGATCCAGGAAATGATGGAAACCGGGTACCAGCTGATCTACATTGCCGATGCCGGCAAACCCGTGGCCATCGCCGGTTTCCGGGAAGAGCACAAACTGGTGTCCGGCAAAACCATTTACATCGATGACCTCAGTACCCTCGCATCGCACCGGGGCAGGGGCCTGGGCGGCCGGTTGCTGGACTTTATCCATACCCTCGCCAGGCAACAGGGCAAAGACGGTGTATACCTGGACAGCGGCCACCAGCGCCACGATGCGCACCGCTTATACCTGAATAAAGGCTACACCATTACGGCCCATCACTTTACCAATAAAAACCTGTAA
- a CDS encoding 5'-methylthioadenosine/S-adenosylhomocysteine nucleosidase family protein, translating to MYLLHNTCCLYFNMTKLPAELLSNPLYVFALAAEAAEEFAHVPALFVGVGKVHAAYHLMKRIAENKPSIIINLGSAGSHTFSRGEVVCCTRFVQRDMDVRALGYEKYQTPFSEHPPVLHYGLAAKGLPEGICGTGDSFETNHSTDDYNVIDMEAFPLAWIAAQEHIPFLCLKYISDGANGDAGEDWTTMVHHAAAALKSKMTRLEINPQ from the coding sequence ATGTACTTACTGCATAATACCTGCTGCCTGTATTTCAATATGACCAAACTACCTGCCGAACTGCTTTCCAACCCGCTGTATGTTTTTGCGCTGGCTGCGGAAGCCGCTGAAGAATTTGCGCATGTGCCTGCCTTGTTTGTAGGAGTAGGCAAGGTGCATGCTGCCTATCACCTCATGAAACGCATTGCGGAGAATAAACCGAGCATCATTATTAACCTGGGCTCTGCGGGCAGCCATACTTTTTCGCGGGGAGAGGTGGTGTGCTGTACCCGCTTTGTGCAGCGGGACATGGATGTGAGGGCCCTGGGGTATGAAAAATACCAGACGCCCTTCTCCGAGCATCCGCCGGTATTGCATTACGGGCTGGCTGCAAAGGGGCTACCAGAGGGCATTTGCGGCACTGGTGATAGTTTTGAGACCAACCACAGCACAGATGATTACAATGTCATAGATATGGAGGCCTTTCCGCTGGCCTGGATAGCCGCGCAGGAACATATTCCCTTCCTTTGCCTCAAGTATATCTCTGATGGCGCTAATGGGGACGCCGGTGAAGACTGGACCACCATGGTGCATCATGCGGCCGCTGCGCTGAAAAGCAAGATGACCAGGCTGGAGATCAATCCACAATAA